The following proteins are encoded in a genomic region of Arachis stenosperma cultivar V10309 chromosome 4, arast.V10309.gnm1.PFL2, whole genome shotgun sequence:
- the LOC130975119 gene encoding uncharacterized protein LOC130975119 gives MSSSQQQHQPPPPLKRIKTLTNREREQKLRKTGVQPNDKQNFVEKPKIAKEKGQNLKKSKVQMEASMTHSQGSTCRQEKELPSKSTAVAHKITKEVDSRMTQDLMRKETTNEDDIEECGSLQERPTKKGKTRQFASMPIDTFLQLNNEPDGEEQLDENEGDIIEEQDKDYINPTEAENIDNTLKETTVKKTRGPTQCLKIHARQMEDREEITLDNEGEAIGSTDEAVNNLSKFLGTVARNSDFCPLIYANWKGIKDKEAIWEYVQAKFIIPTEGKRIVLARINDNWRRYKTTTKQNHFLPHKCVNEMLKNRPKSIPESHFRKLIAYWRTEKVKKMSAQNKKNRAQQKFSHRKGPINFAKIRARLVQLFILCAFVCVCGVQEYVHF, from the exons ATGTCTTCTAGTCAGCAGCAAcatcaaccaccaccaccactaaaGAGGATAAAAACCCTTACTAATAGGGAAAGGGAGCAGAAGTTAAGAAAAACTGGTGTCCAACCAAATGATAAGCAGAATTTTGTAGAAAAGCcaaaaattgcaaaagaaaaaGGGCAGAATTTGAAGAAAAGTAAAGTACAGATGGAAGCAAGTATGACTCACTCACAAGGATCAACATGTAGACAAGAAAAAGAACTTCCTTCTAAATCTACTGCTGTGGCTCACAAGATTACTAAAGAAGTAGATTCTAGAATGACTCAAGATTTGATGAGAAAAGAGACCACAAATGAAGATGATATTGAAGAGTGTGGCAGCTTGCAAGAAAGGCCAACTAAGAAGGGAAAAACACGTCAATTTGCTTCAATGCCGATTGATACTTTTCTTCAACTTAACAATGAACCTGATGGTGAAGAGCAATTGGATGAGAATGAAGGAGATATTATAGAGGAGCAGGACAAGGATTATATTAATCCAACTGAGGCTGAGAACATAGACAATACTTTGAAAG AGACAACAGTGAAGAAAACACGAGGTCCTACACAATGCTTGAAGATTCATGCAAGACAGATGGAAGATAGAGAAGAAATTACTCTAGATAATGAAGGAGAGGCAATTGGTTCTACTGATGAAGCTGTAAATAACTTGAGCAAATTTTTGGGCACAGTGGCAAGGAATTCAGATTTTTGTCCATTAATTTacgcaaattggaaggggatTAAAGATAAAGAAGCCATTTGGGAATATGTTCAA GCTAAGTTCATTATTCCAACTGAAGGAAAGAGGATAGTCCTTGCTCGTATCAATGACAACTGGAGACGGTATAAGACCACAACCAAGCAAAATCATTTTCTGCCACACAAATGTGTTAATGAAATGCTGAAAAATCGTCCTAAAAGCATACCTGAGAGTCATTTTCGTAAGTTGATTGCTTATTGGAGAACTGAGAAAGTTAAG AAAATGTCTGCGCAGAATAAGAAAAATAGGGCACAACAGAAATTTAGCCATCGAAAGGGACCAATAAATTTTGCAAAAATACGTGCAAGATTGGTACAACTTTTTATTCTTTGTGCATTTGTATGTGTATGTGGGGTGCAAGAATACGTGCATTTTTAA